In Vibrio sp. STUT-A11, a genomic segment contains:
- the mioC gene encoding FMN-binding protein MioC, whose translation MIHIITGSTLGGAEYVGDHLSDLLIENGFETTIHNQPELASIDNQGTWLVITSTHGAGEYPDNIQPFIAALQATPPKMADVKFAVIAIGDSSYDTFCAAGQHAYDLLEDIGATPITDCLKIDVLSHEVPEDAAEEWLKEHIEQF comes from the coding sequence ATGATCCACATAATTACAGGCAGTACCCTGGGTGGCGCTGAATACGTGGGGGATCACCTGAGTGATCTACTCATTGAGAACGGATTTGAAACCACGATCCACAACCAACCGGAATTGGCGTCAATTGACAACCAGGGCACCTGGCTGGTGATCACCTCTACACACGGTGCCGGAGAGTATCCAGATAACATTCAGCCGTTTATTGCCGCTCTTCAGGCGACCCCACCGAAAATGGCGGACGTGAAGTTTGCCGTGATAGCGATAGGTGATTCAAGCTACGATACTTTCTGTGCAGCTGGCCAGCATGCGTATGATTTACTGGAAGACATTGGTGCCACACCAATTACAGACTGCTTAAAGATTGATGTCCTTAGCCATGAAGTGCCAGAAGACGCAGCAGAAGAGTGGCTAAAAGAGCACATCGAACAATTTTAA
- the mnmE gene encoding tRNA uridine-5-carboxymethylaminomethyl(34) synthesis GTPase MnmE, translating into MTTDTIVAQATAPGRGGVGIIRVSGPKANLVAEEVTGKTLKPRYAEYLPFEAENGTVLDQGIALYFPNPHSFTGEDVLELQGHGGPVVMDMLIKRILGIEGVRAARPGEFSERAFLNDKMDLTQAEAIADLIDASSEEAAKSALQSLQGQFSQRIQTLVESLIHLRIYVEAAIDFPEEEIDFLADGKVAGDLQTIIDNLDAVRREANQGAIMREGMKVVIAGRPNAGKSSLLNALSGKESAIVTDIAGTTRDVLREHIHIDGMPLHIIDTAGLRDASDEVEKIGIERAWDEIAQADRVLFMVDGTTTDATDPKDIWPDFVDRLPDSIGMTVIRNKADQTGEEMGICHVNNPTLIRLSAKTGTGVDALRAHLKACMGFSGNTEGGFMARRRHLDALERAAQHLQIGQEQLEGYMAGEILAEELRITQQHLNEITGEFSSDDLLGRIFSSFCIGK; encoded by the coding sequence ATGACTACAGATACGATTGTCGCTCAAGCGACCGCACCTGGTCGTGGCGGTGTCGGCATTATTCGTGTTTCCGGCCCGAAGGCCAATTTAGTGGCAGAGGAAGTGACGGGTAAAACACTCAAACCTCGCTACGCAGAATATCTGCCATTTGAGGCAGAGAACGGGACTGTGCTTGACCAGGGCATCGCTTTGTACTTCCCGAACCCACATTCGTTTACCGGCGAAGATGTACTTGAACTGCAAGGCCATGGTGGCCCTGTCGTCATGGACATGCTGATTAAACGTATCCTGGGCATTGAAGGCGTGCGTGCTGCGCGCCCGGGGGAATTCTCTGAACGTGCATTCCTCAACGATAAAATGGACCTGACGCAAGCAGAGGCGATTGCCGACCTGATTGATGCCAGTTCTGAAGAAGCGGCGAAATCTGCCCTGCAATCACTGCAAGGTCAGTTCTCACAACGCATTCAAACGCTGGTGGAATCGCTGATTCACTTGCGTATCTATGTAGAAGCTGCCATTGATTTCCCAGAAGAAGAAATTGATTTTCTTGCCGACGGCAAAGTGGCTGGAGATCTGCAAACTATCATCGATAACCTTGATGCGGTGCGCCGTGAAGCTAATCAGGGCGCAATTATGCGTGAAGGTATGAAGGTGGTTATCGCGGGTCGCCCTAACGCAGGTAAATCTAGTCTTCTGAACGCACTCTCTGGTAAAGAATCCGCCATCGTGACTGATATCGCGGGTACCACTCGTGACGTACTGAGAGAACACATCCACATCGATGGTATGCCACTGCACATCATCGATACTGCCGGTCTACGTGACGCCTCCGATGAAGTCGAAAAAATTGGTATCGAACGCGCTTGGGATGAAATAGCACAAGCAGACCGAGTTCTGTTTATGGTCGACGGCACCACAACTGATGCAACCGATCCTAAAGACATCTGGCCTGACTTTGTTGATCGCCTGCCAGATAGCATTGGTATGACAGTGATCCGCAACAAAGCCGATCAAACCGGTGAAGAGATGGGGATCTGTCATGTGAATAACCCCACTTTGATCCGCCTGTCGGCAAAAACAGGGACTGGTGTAGACGCCTTACGTGCACATTTAAAAGCGTGCATGGGCTTCTCTGGTAATACCGAGGGTGGCTTTATGGCTCGTCGCCGTCATCTGGATGCATTAGAACGCGCTGCACAGCACCTTCAAATCGGTCAGGAGCAGCTTGAAGGCTATATGGCGGGCGAGATACTCGCAGAAGAGCTGCGCATCACTCAGCAACATCTGAACGAGATTACCGGGGAGTTCAGCTCAGACGATCTGCTCGGCCGTATTTTCTCTTCATTCTGTATCGGCAAATAA